The Microbacterium oleivorans genome contains the following window.
CCGGAAGGGCAACGGGGGGCTCGATTTTGCCGGATCCGCGGGCTCATGGCATACTTTAACGGTTGCCTCCGGAGCCCCGGGGAAGACGAAAAGTACGGCCCCATCGTATAGCGGCCTAGTACGCCGCCCTCTCACGGCGGTAACGCGGGTTCGAATCCCGCTGGGGTCACCACGGCGAAACGCCCGTCCACTCGGACGGGCGTTTCGCATTTCTGCACCGATCCAGAATCAGAATCGCGCTGCGGTAACACGCTGCGCGGCGCGGACTCTCGAAGCGGATGCCGATTCGCGCCGTGGACGCGTCGGCGGGTCAGCGGGCGCGTCGCCGACGAGTGGCGCGGACGGTGAGCCACACGAGGGTCGCGGTGAGCCCGAGAACGGCGAGCCAAGGGAGCAGGAATCCCAGACCCACGACGAGCGCGTTGAACGTCGCCACGAGCCCGTTCCAGCCCGCTCCGAGGCCGTCGCCGAAACCGGCCGGGTCGGCATCGACCGATCGCTCCGGCTCCGTCAGCTGCACCGTCAGCGACGACAGCGCCACCTGCGACTCGAGAGCGGTCAGCTGCTGCTGAAGCGACTCGAGGTCGGCCTGGCGCGCGGCGAGCGCCGATTCGGCCGCGATGAGGTCGGCGACCGAGCCGGACTCCGACAGCAGCGCCGTCAGGCGGTCGACCGACGCCTGGCCCGCTGCTACGCGTGCCCGGAGGTCGATCGCCTGGGTCGTGACGTCGTCGCGGGAGACCTGCGAGGTCTTGACCTCGCCCACCTCCGACAGCCCGTCGAGCACGCTCTGCAGGTCCGCGGCCGGAACCCGCACCGACACCCAGGCGTCGCCGGGAGCCGCGGGCCAGGCCGTCATGTCGGTCGACGTGGGCGAGGCGCCTCCGCCCACGCTGAGCGACTCGACGTACCCGCCGGCGGCCGCCGCGGCGTCCGCGATGCTCTGCGCAGCGGCCCGGGGGTCTGTCACCACCACCGAGGCGGATGCCGTGGCCACGACCTCACGCGTCGTCGCGCCCACCTCGCCCGCTCGGTCGTCGGCGCCGAACACGGAGGCATCCGTGAGGTCGGAACCGTCACCGGGCACCGGAGCCGACTCCTGAGAGGTGATGCCCTGATCCGGGGCTGCGTCGCCGTCGGCAGGCGCGTCGACCGTCCACCCCGGGTCCGACGCGGGGGCGGCCGAGCCGGCCGACCCCGCTCCCGAGCCGATCAGCTGGGGGCCGACGGCCGCTGCGGCGACAAGCACCGCAGCGGCTGCGGCGGAGGCTCCCCACCAGGTGCGACGGCGCCGTCGCCGCGCCGTCGCAGCCGCGGCATCCCGGCTTTGCCG
Protein-coding sequences here:
- a CDS encoding DUF4349 domain-containing protein, producing the protein MTELPTLEDRRIDEIEHELFAEIARERADRQSRDAAAATARRRRRRTWWGASAAAAAVLVAAAAVGPQLIGSGAGSAGSAAPASDPGWTVDAPADGDAAPDQGITSQESAPVPGDGSDLTDASVFGADDRAGEVGATTREVVATASASVVVTDPRAAAQSIADAAAAAGGYVESLSVGGGASPTSTDMTAWPAAPGDAWVSVRVPAADLQSVLDGLSEVGEVKTSQVSRDDVTTQAIDLRARVAAGQASVDRLTALLSESGSVADLIAAESALAARQADLESLQQQLTALESQVALSSLTVQLTEPERSVDADPAGFGDGLGAGWNGLVATFNALVVGLGFLLPWLAVLGLTATLVWLTVRATRRRRAR